One window of the Dreissena polymorpha isolate Duluth1 chromosome 5, UMN_Dpol_1.0, whole genome shotgun sequence genome contains the following:
- the LOC127831605 gene encoding splicing regulatory glutamine/lysine-rich protein 1-like, which produces MELRGDFMSFDDDTKSLRAESRMLEDQRKGYEQECVENYMKTRTSDSRLSVVDEKENSRAVSDYIKKRGKRRAPLADEIKRSQSTDRPLDVPRRSDSSLTTRSLPSPATLRTVEEEKDEIMNTLTTANRQKEAERLRQLEIIEARRTKRRQQKQTTEEKALELLEKAVAMDKMLSERKLEQDQQLQERLEDARRKRAESRVGNYDDSKSMDSKSKSRSAEGKELREDKRTERPPESDRIGEKDRTSERDDKREKRSEREKDKRDRSDREKEERRGEGDRKSEKIERTSESDGKREKRSEREKDKSDRSDRKKEERRHEGDRKSEKSESKSDRKDDSKRDNRERTGEKSSESRSDRKDRERTENKEDRRERSDRERSDRSDRKERSHRSSKSSSSENKDLDAPKSEKVSKEEKKASDYDFTIY; this is translated from the exons ATGGAGCTGCGTGGAGACTTCATGTCCTTCGATGACGACACCAAGTCACTGCGTGCAGAGTCCCGAATGCTAg AAGACCAAAGGAAGGGATACGAACAGGAGTGTGTCGAAAACTACATGAAAACGAGGACTTCTGATTCCCGGCTTTCCGTTGTTGACGAGAAGGAAAACAGTCGTGCAGTCAGTGACTACATAAAAAAGCGCGGGAAACGGCGGGCGCCGTTGGCAGACGAAATCAAACGTAGTCAGAGCACAGACAGACCTTTGGACGTCCCTCGTCGGTCCGACAGTAGCCTGACCACGCGCAGTCTACCGTCGCCGGCGACGCTGAGAACCGTGGAAGAG GAGAAAGACGAGATAATGAACACCCTGACGACAGCAAATCGCCAGAAAGAGGCTGAGCGGCTACGTCAGTTGGAGATAATCGAAGCCAGACGCACGAAAAGACGTCAGCAAAAACAGACGACAGAGGAAAAAGCTCTGGAACTTCTTGAAAAGGCAGTTGCTATGGATAAAAT GCTTTCCGAACGAAAATTGGAACAGGATCAACAGCTGCAAGAACGACTTGAAGATGCGAGAAGAAAACGCGCCGAATCTCGAGTCGGTAACTACGACGACAGTAAATCCATGGACAGTAAATCGAAAAGTAGGTCTGCAGAAGGGAAAGAACTCAGAGAAGACAAACGAACTGAGAGACCACCTGAGAGCGATCGCATCGGTGAGAAAGACCGAACGAGTGAAAGGGACGATAAACGTGAGAAAAGAAGCGAACGGGAAAAAGATAAAAGAGATCGAAGTGACAGAGAGAAGGAAGAACGAAGAGGTGAGGGAGATCGGAAAAGCGAAAAAATCGAACGAACGAGTGAAAGTGACGGAAAACGTGAGAAGAGAAGTGAACGagaaaaagataaaagtgatcgAAGTGACAGAAAGAAGGAAGAACGCAGACATGAAGGAGATAGAAAAAGCGAAAAAAGCGAAAGCAAAAGTGATCGTAAAGACGATAGCAAACGTGACAATCGTGAAAGGACAGGCGAGAAGAGTAGTGAAAGCAGAAGTGATAGGAAAGACCGGGAAAGAACAGAGAACAAAGAAGACCGACGGGAAAGGTCCGACAGGGAACGATCTGATCGCTCAGACAGAAAAGAAAGGAGTCACCGATCGAGTAAAAGTAGTTCTTCTGAAAATAAAGATCTTGATGCGCCAAAGAGTGAGAAAGTTAGCAAGGAAGAGAAAAAGGCTTCTGACTACGACTTCACAATTTATTAA